aatgaaaaatcaaatcagtTTTCAATACAGTACGTACAAACTCGACCTAAAAAGTCACAACTGATTTACTTTATTTaactatttaatttattaGCCCAATATCAAGATACCGACCTAGCATCAAACTGCAGAACACCATACTTGCGACTAATCAAAGATTTCATGGTGTAATTGTTTATCTAGCCTATGCAGAGGTTGAGTTACTTCCTTAGTTTCAGAGCGCCTAATCGATCGTTGATTCGGGCTCAAACCTATAAATCAGTCAGCTTTGAGCATACTTTGTgtataaaaatgcaaattttcacACCGATCCCCCGTGGTTAATGATTAGTTTGTggaatttgtaaattatttcatcTGCTCCAAACTGCTGTTCTTCAACAGTAGCGTTTGTATTATTCTACCATCAAGGCTGTAAAGTAGAGCATTTCGTTAAAACAATTGTAATGTAAACATCCTAATGTATATTCAAGTCAAGACTCAAATATCGACGTCATAATCACTTTGTAAACAAATCACTGTTTTAACAACACATTGATTCTTTGCCCGACTGAGAAATGTTTTCATCTTGAAACATCTAGTGCCAGTTGGTGGTAAGAATTGTCTATGCCAACAAttgtcataaaaaaattataagccaTACAAGAATTTCCTTTCTTTTACATGTTCGTTTTTAAAATGCAATACTATTAGCAGCAATGATGGAAGCAGCGATTTACTCTTTGATCGCAATTCCAAATTACATACCCGTGGTCAGGATCAAGGTGAACAATTCAGTGTCAATTGGACATATTTGCATtgctgtataattatttttgtgaaACTCAGGTGTTTTATTAAAATCCTATAAATACAGCTGCCTGGTGTtctcaaataataatatacgtatgAGTCGAAAGCATTACTCATACAGTATTACCTATCtttaagaatatatttttagttATCAGATAGCATTGCTCGTGTGGCTTGGCACCAGATTATGTCTAGCTATGCCGGTTGCCCAAATTTTGTGAGGGGACCGAGCGGTGGAAACAGCATAACTTTTCAATAATAGTTCACTCTACCCCCTCTGGATGGATCACTTGCTATCCaacaatgttttatttttattatcattatttcattttctctttatctcaGGTACATCTACCACACGATCAGGTCCGATGAAATCTACATGCGAATTCATCCTGGGCAAAATGACTCGATGCCCGACGATCCGTCGCACGCGACTATCACAATTGAGAGCACAGATCCTGACACTAACCAGAAACACATCAGTCGTTACACGTGCGAATACGACGGCTGCACGAGAACCTACAGCACGGTTGGCAATCTTCGTACGCACATGAAGACTCACAAGGGTATGTTAGCTCTGAAGAAAAGACAAAGggaaaataataacagtaatatcGGCAGCGTAAATTTGGAATTGTTATAGTTACGGAGAGCTTCATTTTTATGTTTGCTAATATATTTGGGCTAATTGGCTGTGACAAAACGCCTGTTCGCATGATGCTGAAGCATTTCGTTACCATGAATTCATAAGCtgctttgaaataaaataaaagcttTTTAAAAAGGCCCCACTACCCCCTACCTTATTTATAGCATATCATTTTTGTAACTCTGATCGAGAGCAACACTCAGTTCTGTTATTAGAATTCATTCAGAGACTTGGTACTTTGCCCATTAGAACTACctcaaagtattttttcatatacctcgagtaataaattcaaatactGTAAGGTTGACATTGGTAtatcttttttcacaagtGTGTGCACGGGTgtgtatttattcaaaaataaatggcTTTGACCCTGATTTGTCAATTTCGTGTAAAGGTTGTGCTGTGCAATTTCAACGTAGAATACAGTTTTTGCTTTCTCTCATTTCATATAGAAATCGAGTTACCGATCAATGTTTTGCTTTTCAGTGGTGCAATTTTGCAATCTATGGTATTTCTTGCGGGTGCATCCAAGTGCTGTTTTTTAACATTAAAAATGTATCGTGTATTATTCACTAAtccagaaaatttgaataattacgcTTTCCAAGGATCCTAATTCTCGGTAAGTTTGCACGTCTATAAAATATCCTAACTGCATCTTGTATCAATATGAAGACAAGCTTTTTAATACAGAATATAATACCGTTAGAAGTACGCAGTTTCTAAATTGAATCTATCATTGATTGGGATTGTAAATCTTTCTAGGCGAGTATCGATTCAAATGCACAGATCCGGATTGTGGCAAGGCATTTTTGACTTCGTACAGCCTAAAGATTCACATACGTGTTCATACGAAGATAAAACCATTCGAGTGCAATCACGAGGGCTGCGAAAAAGCTTTCAACACGTTATACAGACTAAGAGCTCACCAAAGACTTCATAGCGGGAATACATTTAATTGCGAAAAGACCGGATGTGTTAAATTCTTTACAACATTGAGCGATCTCAAGAAACATATACGGACTCACACTCAAGAAAGGCCCTACAAGTATGTTTCTTTATCCCCACGATTTATATCACGATACTTAGGGAATATATTTACTTGTTCTTCATGCTTCTATTTGTCTgttgatattttgtttttattcaattacaatCGAGTATTCAGATGACAAGGTTATTGTTCCAGGTGTCGAGAGAATGGATGCGGCAAAGCCTTCACCGCTTCGCATCACCTCAAAACTCACAAAAGAACACACACTGGTGAACGGCCTTACACGTGTTCTTACATTTACTGTAAGAGATCTTTCACAACCCCGCACAGTCTGAAAAGCCACATTAAAACGCACAAGAAAATCGTCAAGAGTCAAACAGCGGTGGGTGCATGCCATTAgagaaataattgtttttcacatttacCAAGTCTCAATTGATTTTATCGAATTAAAAATGTCGTCGTTAATTTCAGAAGCTGAAGGAAGATCCGCAGGCTAGTATAAAAGAAGACAACGGCAGCCTGGAAAATCAACCTAAAGCCAAGATCGAGATCAAGGAAGTCGGCGAAAGTAACCACGTACCTTTTTACACAATAATACCTTTGAATCTAGAAAACAGTCGAGATACCGAAAACGTGGCTTACATTTCGATGCAGAATTCTGGTAATGTCAATCAATTGGCGGTACAGTCTATGAGTCGCGTTCTAAAcaataatgagaaaaaccaTTTCGATGACGAGGTTGAATACGGCGCGTCAAGCCGCAGCGTGGAACAAGTTAAAATACCTGCTGGTTCTCCGCTCAACTTTAAATCGAGTGAaagtaataatattgagcTATCGACGCCGAGAAACATCACGATAGATGATTTGACGCACAGCACTATCAACACGTTGAACAACAGAGAATATGATAagctgaaaatcttcgatcagaTAGCTACCACAATCGGCCAAAATGACGGAACAACGAATGATGTGAGTGGTCAGAGCAACATTTTACTTTCGATTTCTATTGACGACGAGCGTAATGGAGTAATTCACAAACAGGAGCATATGGACGCGATGAATTTGCAACAAGAAATCATACAAAACGGCCTTCAAAACACAATCGCACAGATATCCGAGcctaaaaacttttcaaacaatcCAAAACGCTATAAAAGTGACGGCCACATCATcgttcaaaatgaattttcaaatcaagcaAACAACGGCTTGTCTATCGATTGCAAAGACACAACATTTTACAACAGTAATTCTATTGCTGACAGTGCGGTGAAGACAATTGATACCCCGGATGAACATAAATTATTTGCTGGTGAAACGCCGACTTCTTACTGTGATAACATAAGTGTTAATAACATTGCCACCAACGACTCTCAAGTATTTATAAAAGATGTGGTTGGTCCATATACCGAAAATTGCAGCACCGCTCTGTCTAGTTACAAAAGTGTCGATCCTAATTCCATCGTAAGCATTAAAAATTGCTTGGATTCCAGTGAGGCATACTCGAGTACacagattgataaaaaaattgtaccgaAAGTTGGAGACACAATAACGAATGGGTTCATAAATAATTCACTTGCCAAAATATGTTCAGATGCAATATTTCAGTCAGTTGATTGTATTGGTATCGAGAATAATGATTCACAAACTGCGTTATCCAGTgacaacatcgtcatcggacaATCGAGGGTTCAAAGCAATTCCAAGAGTTTGGAAATTTATCCAAACTCTAATTTCAAGGATGGTAAATCTGGAAATAATTTGGTGAATCGAACAAAGAACAACTGGCATTCGGAAGCTGTCGAACTGGCGATGGCCTCTGAAGAAGAAATGCCATCACCTTGGATCGACGTCATGGCTCTGGCATCGGCGCCTTCTTTGAGAGCCGAATCATGGTCTGAGTTCAACGCCTTCCCAACGGCCGTTCATTCGTTAGTGGATCTGGTCGGCCCTGAGCCTTATCCTTTGGAGCTAGAATCAGAACATCAGCAAAATGTTAACCTGGCAGCAGCTGTAAGTGCCTCAGGAAGTATTACAGTGGTCGATGATGGTGCGCATCATGCGAAGAATTCGTCCAATGCGAGCAATCAGAGGAATACAAACAATAGGAATATTCTGCAGGAAATTACGGCTGATGCGGATATTTGCAAATGCATCGATTGCAAGTGCgaccatttgaaaaattgtcaaaattgcTTCCCTACAGCGCCGCGAAATGTGGAGAGAAATAAGAAGACAAATAATGACACCGCCAGGAAAATGATGCATTTATCGAGCGTAGAATCTCAGCTGGAAACTGAAAGTCTGAACATTTTATCGAACTTCGAATCTGGAAAGAGTATCGATTATACCAAAGAGTTTGCTCACCCGAGCGACGCGGTGAGCCAAGAGGCTCAAATTCTGACTGATTTTAATAACTACGATAGTACGTTTAGAACAAAAGTTGAGAGTGAGGAAGGTCAAGACTGTACGTGCGGGTGTATTCAACAGAGTATGGAATCCGAATTCATGGACATCACAGGGATGGAGAATTTCATAGACAAGAAATCGTGCGAATGTTTGGTGCTTGAGAATGGGGCAAAATTCTGCGAGGCCAtaattgaaatcgaaaatataataacaagcAAAAGTTTCCCGCAAGGCTCGGATAGCATTATACCAAATATAGTTAGTAAGAAAAGCGATAACGACAAAGAAGATAATAGTTTGTCAGAATCTGGCACCAAAGAGAGTAACGAGAAGGCATCCTCCAGCGACAAATGTCACgtcgaatcgcaaaaaagtaccAAAGAAAATTTGTGCTGCGGATCTaacaaaaattgcaataatcGCCAATCAAAATCCACCGCACAGATGAACAACGCGCCAAAGTACAATGGTGATTCAGCTAAGAAACACGGTTGCAGATGTAACCATAAAAACGAGAACAGTGGTTGCTGCATaaagaataatgataaaaataataaaaatgaaccaaAAACTAGTTGCTGTTGTAAGGATGATAGTAGCGATAGGAATAGCAGCGTAAATTCAGAATTAAGCTCGTCCCCAATCGGCAAAGTAATTGAACAAATCTCAGGTAACAGGGAATTGAGTTCTGCTATTCCTAATGGTAgcataatcgattttttctgcAACGTAGAGAGTATAAAGAGCAGCAGTTCGTCCGTTGAAGAATATGAAAAGCAAACACAATGCTGCGATCGTTACAAAAGTGGTAAAGACTTCGACGATAGCAGTAACATCaccaataaatttaaaaatgacgtCAATGATCCAgacaaacaaaatttgaatcgcTGTCAAGGGATATCAAAGCCTTATGATAATAGCGAAACGATATCCCCTATATCTATGAGACGTCGAAACGAATCTTTGGATAAAACAATGGTTGATGATTTTGGAACGTGTTTGGAAAGCGATTGCTCATGCGACAGTGGAACAGGGGGATGCAGATCTTGCTGCGTCATTGTATGCCTTAAAACACTGCAGCAGTTACAAAGAGTGTTCACTCAGAATTGTTGTGAAGATAAAACTAAGTCCGGCGATCAAAGCATAACACTGCCTGTCtccttaattaaaaaattaacaggaAACGAGTAACCTACTAATAACACAATTATGGGAATGTGCtattcaagttttttaaagATGCGTATATGTTGCTATTTTTATAAGTAAAATGACTTCATCTCACATATCGACGAATAGTCAATTGAGTTAGGTCCTGAATTCTATGAGCAACAATATAtgaatttagaagaaaaaatcagtatatcatatgtatacatagtaCACATACAATACGAATAGTCAATTGAGTTAGGTCCTGAATTCTATGAGCAACAATATATgaattcagaagaaaaaatcagtatatcatatgtatacatagtaCACATacaatacgtatgtatatatacataattttgCAACATGTAGAATAtcagtatttatttttatttaacggataattatttttctcgcaaCGAACAATTTATGAAAACAAGATTTTCATCATGTCAGTCTGGAATCCATAAATATGTAACCTGAAGatcagaatttgttttttacacaACGCAAGTTAAAGAGAATTGATGAAGTATTTTAGTTTCTTAGTTCCTATTAACAGTAATAGCAATACCCATTTCTTGGCAGCGTCTGGGATCCGTGCAATGCTTCATGTCCTTCAATCCATAAATATCCGATTTCAGTTagcattattaaaaatttcgcaaGATGATGATAGTTTCTGTCAgtctgtttttcatttttacgagGCTCGCTATTCATTTCATTGTACTTCTTTTCTCATATCAACGGTCACAAGATAATACACTGTGAGATTAATAATGGAGCCAACCGAACATTGACAGTTGTttacataatttaaaaaacgaaacttaTTCAAATTCTTAGCTTTGATTAATTCGAACATTACGAATAACTCAACGTGTATTGAATCGTAGCTTTATACTTTTAGCCACACTGTGCCTTCAAAGTcttgatataataattaaacaaatattGCAAGCAATTTTAGTATCCTTGATATAATTTGTCAACTCAAAAAGTggttattttttgcaaaaaataaacaagaaaaaaaacttgaacacAGTGTCTGCCTGTCACCAGTATTAAACTACTTATTCATTGCACAAAGAATGGCTACCAtaaatctctttttttttttaccagagGGAAACGCAAATATATGGAAAGGCGTTGAGCCTTTAtttgcgaaaagaaaaaagtaaaacaaaaaaggataccttttaattatttgataaatGTCATTGTGGTAACGAtaggttttattttaaaactgtGTATAACTTAGCTGTGCAATGTTTTATGGCTGTTTTAAGTACTTTTGAAGTCTGCTTTGTTACAAATTTACTCGACTTTGTGTACCTATTTTAGCGCATagattgaattattatgtTTTGAAAGTATATATATCAGTTTACTAAAACGTAATAAACAGAGTTTACAGTAactaattcgattttttaataCCCGGATTTATTTCAGATAATCTTAATTTTATGTTAAATTTGCATCTTATTTTGTTCTCCAAACGACATTACCGACTTTGATCAACACAATGAAACTACCTCAACAGATTTTATCAACAAATCTACGAAAACAGCGCAAGTCATATTTACTCAACATCAGTACATACTAAAAATTGTATGTAAATTTAATAAGTTGATCCATC
The genomic region above belongs to Diprion similis isolate iyDipSimi1 chromosome 8, iyDipSimi1.1, whole genome shotgun sequence and contains:
- the LOC124409510 gene encoding uncharacterized protein LOC124409510; this encodes MATWGSEKFNSDAIVEKTDGNFDNILVTHDLQDCLDDSLDLSSFGKVYDQSPVLNYGKLSDESSSYMEKLRDDNTGYIYHTIRSDEIYMRIHPGQNDSMPDDPSHATITIESTDPDTNQKHISRYTCEYDGCTRTYSTVGNLRTHMKTHKGEYRFKCTDPDCGKAFLTSYSLKIHIRVHTKIKPFECNHEGCEKAFNTLYRLRAHQRLHSGNTFNCEKTGCVKFFTTLSDLKKHIRTHTQERPYKCRENGCGKAFTASHHLKTHKRTHTGERPYTCSYIYCKRSFTTPHSLKSHIKTHKKIVKSQTAKLKEDPQASIKEDNGSLENQPKAKIEIKEVGESNHVPFYTIIPLNLENSRDTENVAYISMQNSGNVNQLAVQSMSRVLNNNEKNHFDDEVEYGASSRSVEQVKIPAGSPLNFKSSESNNIELSTPRNITIDDLTHSTINTLNNREYDKLKIFDQIATTIGQNDGTTNDVSGQSNILLSISIDDERNGVIHKQEHMDAMNLQQEIIQNGLQNTIAQISEPKNFSNNPKRYKSDGHIIVQNEFSNQANNGLSIDCKDTTFYNSNSIADSAVKTIDTPDEHKLFAGETPTSYCDNISVNNIATNDSQVFIKDVVGPYTENCSTALSSYKSVDPNSIVSIKNCLDSSEAYSSTQIDKKIVPKVGDTITNGFINNSLAKICSDAIFQSVDCIGIENNDSQTALSSDNIVIGQSRVQSNSKSLEIYPNSNFKDGKSGNNLVNRTKNNWHSEAVELAMASEEEMPSPWIDVMALASAPSLRAESWSEFNAFPTAVHSLVDLVGPEPYPLELESEHQQNVNLAAAVSASGSITVVDDGAHHAKNSSNASNQRNTNNRNILQEITADADICKCIDCKCDHLKNCQNCFPTAPRNVERNKKTNNDTARKMMHLSSVESQLETESLNILSNFESGKSIDYTKEFAHPSDAVSQEAQILTDFNNYDSTFRTKVESEEGQDCTCGCIQQSMESEFMDITGMENFIDKKSCECLVLENGAKFCEAIIEIENIITSKSFPQGSDSIIPNIVSKKSDNDKEDNSLSESGTKESNEKASSSDKCHVESQKSTKENLCCGSNKNCNNRQSKSTAQMNNAPKYNGDSAKKHGCRCNHKNENSGCCIKNNDKNNKNEPKTSCCCKDDSSDRNSSVNSELSSSPIGKVIEQISGNRELSSAIPNGSIIDFFCNVESIKSSSSSVEEYEKQTQCCDRYKSGKDFDDSSNITNKFKNDVNDPDKQNLNRCQGISKPYDNSETISPISMRRRNESLDKTMVDDFGTCLESDCSCDSGTGGCRSCCVIVCLKTLQQLQRVFTQNCCEDKTKSGDQSITLPVSLIKKLTGNE